CCTGCTTCAACAGCCGAATCAAGGATATGTTCGAGTACGGGTTTGTTTGCTACCTGAAGCATCACCTTCGGGCAGTCGGAAGTAAGAGGTTCCATCCTTGTGCCTTTTCCTGCCACAAGGACAACAGCTTTCATTTAAGCGCCTCCTTCACTATTTTTTCTGCCATCTCATAGATCCCATCCACGTTTTCCCGGGCTTCTGCAGTAATCCTGACTTTTGCTTCCGTGCCTGAAGGCCGGACAAGTACCCAGCCGTTTTCAAGTTCAACGCGGATGCCGTCAATGTCAAGGACTTTTCCAAGGGGTTCCAGTTTTGATTTTGCCCGTTTCATAAACTCGGCTTTCTTTTCGTTTGCACAGGGTAAAGCGCCTCTCTTTGTGGCATAGATCGGAAGTTCTGCCCTTAATTCACTTAATTTCTTTTCATTGACAATTTCAACAAGTTTTGCAGCTGCATAGATCCCATCCGGGCAGTAAGAGATCTTCGGGAAAATCCAGCTTCCTGAGGGCTCTCCACCGTAGATTGCTTTGCACTGCTTTATGCCCTCTGCGACATAAACGTCCCCTACCCTCGTCCTTATGATTTCCGAGCCTTCAAGGTAATCGTCTACCATAAGAGAGGTATCCACAGGCACAACAACCGACCCTTTTTTGTCCCCGCACTCAAAACGCCCGAATATTGCAAGCAGTTCGTCTCCGGAAACGAAATTGCCTTTTTCGTCCACTGCCATCATCCTGTCTGCGTCGCCATCGTGAGCTATCCCAAGGTCAGCTCCGAATGCCACAACTGCTTTTTTAAGCAGGGAAAGGTTCTGGTCATTTGGCTCGGGGTTTCTTGCCGGGAAATGCCCGTCAGGCTGGGAATTCAGGGTTATTATCTCGCAGCCGAGTTCCTGGAGGAGATAGGGGGTGATTGTACTCCCAGCCCCGCACCCGCAGTCAAGAACCACACGCAGCTTAGACTTTCCTACAAGACCCTCAATCATGTCCATGTGGTCTCTGATGGCATTCTCGTCTTCAGCAATTTTACCTATTAAGTCCCAGGTAACCCGGGAAAAGTTTTCCTTTTCTATAGCTTCTTCAATCTCTTCCTGCTGGGCTGAATCAAAAGCCATCCCATCAGGGTTCCACAGCTTTATCCCAACATACTCCGAGGGGTTGTGGGAAGCTGTAACCATTACACCACACTCGTATTTCCTGGCTGCATAAGCAAGGGTGGGAGTGGTTACCATGCCTGCTTTTGTTACGTCACAGCCTGCCGCGGTCAGCCCGGCAACAAGGGCGTGCTCTATCATGGGAGCCGAAACCCTTGGGTCTCTCCCTATTACAGCAGTCTTTTTCCGGCTTCCTAATACAAGTCCCACCTTCAGTGCAAGTTCGGGCGTAACTTCCGTATTGACTATACCTCTAATTCCTGAAGATCCGAAAAGTTTCATAAATCCCACTCCATATTTCCTGAAGTTCAATTTTTCTGAAAGCTTGTTTATGGTTTAATTAACCGATCATTTAATAGTGGTGTATTTATTCTACAGTTACACTCTTTGCAAGGTTACGGGGCTTGTCAATAGCGCAGTCCCTGGCAAGAGCAGTGTAATAAGCAAGCAACTGAAGTACGACAACACTCAAAAGGGGAGCCAGAAGTTCGTCACACGAGGGAACTCTCAGGACAACGTCAGCATATTTTCCTATTTCAGTATCATTGATATTGGCAACTGCTATTACATACGCGTCCCTGGCTTTCACTTCTTTTATGTTGCTGAGCATCTTCTCATAAGTCTGCCCTTTCGTGGCAATCGCAACCACAGGAGCCCCTTCGTCAAGCAGGGCAATAGGGCCGTGTTTCAGTTCCCCTGCAGCAAAGCCTTCGGCATGTACATATGAGATCTCTTTGAGCTTCAGGGCTCCTTCGAGTGCTATGGGGTAGCTCAGGTGCCTTCCAAGGAAGAAATAGCTCTTTGAACAGGCAAAGTTCTCAGCACATTCCCTTATCACTTCTTTCTGGTTGAGGATCTGCTGGATCTCACCCGGGACCTTTCTGATTTCCGTAATAAAACTTTTCACGTAGTCAGGACTGAGTTTGCCCCTCACGAGAGCGAATTTTACAGCGAGGAGATAAAGGAGGATAAGCTGGGTACTGAAAGTCTTCGTGGCAGCAACCCCTATCTCCGGGCCTGCCCGGGTATAGAGAACACTGTTTGCTTCTCTTGTTATTGTGCTTCCCACAACATTCGTGATTGCAAGGGTGGGGCAGTTGTAAGACATGATTTCCCGAACAGCTGCAAGTGTGTCTGCAGTCTCTCCTGACTGGGTAATAGCAATTGCGAGGGTCCCTTCATGCATAACAGGGTTTCTATACCTGTATTCGGAGCAGATGTCAATATCGCAGTGAATTCCTGCCAGCTGTTCAAAAAGGTATTTCCCCAGCAAGCCTGCGTGCCAGGAAGTCCCGCAGGCGAGAATCTGAACCCTTGACAGTTTCTTTATTTCGTCATCATTGAGGTTCAGCTCCTTTAAGTATATGGCTCCTTCAAGCTCCGAGACCTTTCCTGCCAGGGTATTGTGGATTGCGCTGACCTGCTCATGGATTTCTTTAAGCATGAAATGTTCATAACCTGCTTTTTCCGCAGCTTCAAAGTCCCACTCTATTTTTTCTATCTTCTTTTCTTTGAGTTTTCCTTCCCTGTCAAATATCTCCACGCTGTCAGGTGTCAGGACTGCGGTCTCAAAGTCATCGACAAAGATTACGTCTCTGGTATGAATCAGAAAAGCAGTCACATCAGATGCAGCAAAATTTTCCCCTTTCCCGAGCCCTATAACCAGAGGGCTGTCCTTGCGGGCAAGAACAAGTTTTCCCTGCTCGTCCGCAGAGATTACTGCAAGTGCATATGACCCTTCAATCTCTTTTAAAGCTTCCCTGAGCCCTGCAAGAAGATTATTCCGGGCTTCTTTTCCATCCGGGCTTCCATATATGTGTTTGTGCAGAAGATGTGCGATAACTTCGGTATCGGTTTCGGATTTGAATTCATAACCTTCTCCGATAAGCCGCTCTTTTAGCGCCATGTAATTCTCAATAATCCCGTTATGTACAAGTGAGATTTTTACAGGGTTTCCTCCCGAATTATGGGGATGGGCATTTTCCGTACTTGGGCGGCCGTGAGTTGCCCAGCGAGTATGTCCTATCCCGATAGCTCCTTTCAGGTTTTTCGGAATTTCTGATTCAAGATTTATGATTTTTCCCACTGCTTTGTATGTCTCAACCCCGCTTCCAAGGACAGTAACCCCTGCGGAGTCATATCCCCTGTATTCGAGTTTTTTAAGAGATTCTATTATAACCGGCGCAGCAGCATTTCGCCCTGCATACCCTACAATTCCACACATTTTTTATCTCCTTCTTACGAGCTTAGAGGACCACCGAATCACGGGACAGGTCTCTGTAAATTGTATTTCCGGACTCTACCTGACAGTTTACCGCTATCATTACTCCGGCTTTAACAAGCACTCTGCCTCCTATGCGGTTGTCGTCCCCGAGTATAGTGCCGAGCTTTGGGGCTTTATGGACCTTGCAGTTTATGTTTATCTCAAGGTTTTCCTTTTCCTCTGCGGTAAAACCTGGGCCAAGTGTATTATTGCTTCCAATTATAGAATTTGAAATCTGTCCATGGGAAGAAATCCTGCAGTCATTCATTATGATGCTGTTCTGTATTTCGGTAAAGGACCTTATGGACACGTTGTCTCCTATAGTAGTGGAGGGCAAAATTACTACGTTAGGTCCTATATCACAGTTTTCCCCGATTACAACGGGACCTACAATATAGGTTCCGGAACGAATTATTGTGTTTTTCCCTATTGCGACATTTCCGCGGATTATTACTCCTTCTTCGAGCTCTCCTTCCTGCTTCAGGTTTTTGGAGGCATTTAATACGGTTGCATTCGCTTTCAGGAGGTCCCACGAGTGAACCGCGTCCAGCCATTTTGATTCTGTAGGGATTGAAGTAACCATTTTCCCCTCATCGATCATAAGCTGGAGAGTGTCGGTTATTGCATATTCTCCGTTTTCGGATATTGGGGTCTTTTCAATGGTTTCAAAGACCTGCGGCGTAAAAATATAAATTCCTGTATTTACAAGGCGGCTTAAGCCTCCGGGCCTTTTTTCCAGAATCTGGGTGACTTTCTTCTTTTCTTTCAATACCACTCCATAACCTGCCGTATCTTCCATTCTTACGGTTAAGAGGCTTGCATCACCTTCATAGTTATTAAGGAGGTCGGCGATGGTTTTAGGCTCTACAAGGTTGTCCCCGTTCAAAACAAGAAATTCGGAATCTTCGGGCCCTATCAGTTTTTTCGCCTGCTCAATTGCATGAGCTGTTCCAAGCTGGGCCTTTTGCTCCACATATGATATGTTTACCCCGAAATTAAGCCCGTCTTCAAAATAGTTCATGATGCGCTCTTTTTCATACCCGACAACCAGGATGATTTCTTTGATTTCGTTTTTTTCAAGCGAAGATATGACATGTTCCAGAATGGGCCTGTTAGCTACAGGAAGCATTACTTTGGAACGAGTAAGTGTAAGAGGCCTGCAGCGCAGTCCTTCCCCTGCTGCGAGGATAATAGCTTTCATAGAGTTAAAAAACATTTTTTAGAATTTATACATTCCCTTCAAAACCTGATGGATTAATATATAAAACTATATTTATACAAAAAGACTGTTTAAAGACATTGTATATAATATACAAATGAAAAGCGGTTAAACAAAAGGAGAAAAATATATATAAAAAGCAGTGATTTTCTCTTCTAAAATATAAAGTAAGTTTCTGCTGTTTTTTCGAACATGATTAGAATATTATCTGTATTTTTCAGCTTTTTTCACGCGGTTTTCAGGCCCATAAAGACAGTTTCTGTCCTGAGATAGCTTTAATGAACCGAATGAAGTGTCTGCTTTATATCAGGTAGTATAGGAAGGGCCAGAAACAGGTTAATATAATCCTTTACAACAGGTATATCATATATTTAAACGGTTTCCGTTTGCAGTACTTTATAAGTTTTTTGCTCATAAGAAGCTATAACTACCATCGACAGTAAATCTACAAATAAATCCGCTGATTTATTTAAAGGAAAATAGATACTGACCGGGAGTCGGATACTGAGGGGGGAATCAAATGAAATTTCGCTTTATTATAGTCCTGCTGCTTGCAGCCTCTCTTTTTTTCAGCGGCTGCGCGGAAAATAATCAAAATAGAGAGAATAATACGCAGCCTGCAGAAAAAGTTGTGATAGGAACAAAACTTTTCCAGGAATCCTATATTACTGCTCATATGGTTTCGCTTTTGCTCGAAGAGCAGGGGTATGATACTGAGGTCAAAGAGAACCTCGGAGGCACGCTTGTAAACTACGAGGCTTTGAAAAAAGGAGACATCCAGTCCTATATTGAATATACAGGGACAATTTACAGCCAGATCCTGAAAAAACCGCCTCTTGAGGAGTGGGACCCTGAAGTGGTATATGAAGAGTCAGAAAAGGGCATGCTTGAAAGCGATGGAGTAGTAATCGCATCAAGCCTGGGATTTGAAGATGCCTACGCTATAGCTGTTGACAGGGAATGGGCTGAAAACCAGGGAATAAACACGATAAGTGACCTTGAGCCCTATGCTTCGGAAATGTCGGTGGGCACTGACCCGGAGTTTGCCACAAGAGAAGACGGGCTTCCGCAGCTTGCCCGCGTTTACGGATTTTCATTCAAAAACTACAATTCAATGGCTCCGGGCATAATGTACGAAGCTATGGAGAACAATGAGGTTGATGCTATAAGCGCTTATACCACGGATACCCGAAACGACCTCTACGGCCTGAAAGTGCTTGAAGACGATAAGCACGCTCTTCCTCCTTACGATGCCGTTGTTCTTGTTACCGAGTCCTTTGCAGAGGATAATCCAGAAGCCATGGAGGCACTTTCACAGCTTAACGGCAGGATTGACCAGGACACCATGAGGCGCCTTAATGGAGAATATGACATTGAAGGCAGGTCTGCAAAAGATATTGCCAGGGATTACCTGATAGAAGAAGGCCTGATATCTTCCTGAACACCGCATGTTAAGGCTCTGCCCATGTCATTCACAAAACTTTTTGACCGGATAGATTCAGTCCGACTTGAGAATATTACAAAAAAATACGGGGAGCATTTTGCCGTAAAAAACCTGAACCTGGAAATCAAGGGAGGAGAACTCCTTATTCTTATAGGAAGGAGCGGTTCGGGGAAGACAACGGCTATAAGGACCATAAACCGCCTTATAGAGCCTGACTCCGGTGCAGTGTTTATAAATGGGATCGATACAAGAGAGTTTGACCCTGTCCGCCTGAGGCGGAATATCGGTTATGTGATCCAGAATATCGGGCTACTCCCTCACCTAAGGATCTCGGAAAATATCGGCTTGCTCCTTAAACTTGAAGGCTGGAAAGAAGAGAGGATCAGAAAAAGAGTGAGTGAACTGCTAAGCCTTGTTTCCCTTCCTCCTGAGAGTTTTATGGACCGCTACCCTCATGAACTGAGCGGAGGCCAGCAGCAGAGGGTCGGGCTTGCGAGAGCAATGGCTATGGACCCTCCTCTTTTTCTTATGGATGAACCTTTCGGCGCGCTTGATCCTCTCCTCAGGACTCAGCTTCAGGATGAGTTTTTCAGGATAAAAAAAGAGCTTGGGAGAACCATTGTTTTTGTCACGCACGATATTAACGAAGCATTCAGGCTTGGAGACAGGATTGCAATTATGAATAATACCGAGCTCGTTCAGGTCGGGACCCCCGAAGAATTGATTTTTTCGCCAGCCAGTGACCTTGTTGCTGAAATCGCGGACTCAAAAAGGAAGTACAGGCATATAGATGCACTGAAGGCCGGTGACATGATGCAGCCTATTAATAGAGAATTAACTCTGGACCCCGAAATGCCTGCAGAAACTGCCCTTGACCTTATAGTGAGGAACGGGCTTGAACTTGCTTTTGTCACGTCCCCGGAAATTTCTGGACGGATTGGTTTAAACGATGTCCTGAAAGCCAGATCTGAAGGGAGAGAACTTAAAGAAGCCATAAAGCCCCTCCCCCTTTTCTCCTCCGGGGCTCCGCTTCTCGAAGCCCTTACAGAGCTCAAATCCAGAGGAGAATCTATGGGGCTTGTAGTCGCAGATAACGAACCTGTCGGTGTCCTTTTTTCGGACCGGGTTCTCCAGAATCTTATTTGAGTTTACTTCGAGCCTTTTCAGTAGCGATCAAGGTGAAACACAGCAGCCTGCCAGAAACATGAGATACTTTCTCTATGAGGCTGGCTGGACGCCACTTCTTTATTTCCTGGCTTACCGCCTGAGCCCTTCCCCACAGTGATAGCAAAAATAATTACCCGCATACTGAAGAGATGATCCAGTTTAAAATCAAACCACGTGCAGAGGTACAGGAGCATATACCACTTGAGGTGATCGTATGATTATTGAAGGTCTTAACGATTTCACTGCAGAAATAATAAGAGTCTGGAACACTCAGATGCTCTCCCTCCGCACAGTTGAACATCTCTACATGTTTTTCTTTGCCCTCTTTTTTTCTATCCTTATTGGTGTAGTCACAGGAGTTCTTACCTACAGGAACCAGAAACTTGCAGGCCCCGTCCTTAACAGCCTGAACGTGGTAGAAACAGTCCCTGATGTGGCTCTGCTTGTCCTTCTGCTTCCCATATTCGGGATAGGTGCTGCACCGACAATAGTTGCTTCTATCCTCTATTCTATCCTCCCTATTGCCAGAGATACCTATACAGGCCTTTCAAACGTGCCCAGAGAATACATAGAAATTGCCGAAGCCCTGGGACTGACTCCCCGAGAAGTCCTTTTCAAAGTCCGTTTTCCCCTTTCCCTGCCTCTGATTGCCGGAGGCGTCAGGATTGCGGTCGTATTTACAATGGGGGTTGTAACCCTTGGAGGTCTGATTGCTGCAGGCGGGCTTGGGGCTGCCCTTCAGAACGGAATTCAACTGTATGATATGGGCACAATCCTTGTTACGGGTGCCTGGGTGGGGCTTCTTGCAGTGCTTCTGGACGGAATAGCAGGTATAATAGAAAAAATTCTTAAAGCGAGGTACGGGACATGGTCATAACTGCAGAAATTCTTGAGGCAACGCTTGAACACCTTTTCCTTGCTTATACGGCTCTTCTTGTCGGAGCCCTTGTGTCCGTTCCTCTGATATTCCTGTCCCTCTATAATGCAAAACTTGCTTCTCTCGTAATGAGGTTTTCCAACCTTGTTCAGGCAGTTCCCAGCTTTGCGGTCGTGGCTGTGGTTGTGCCTTTAATCGGGATTGGTTTTTTTCCAGCTGTTATAGCCATAATGTTAAGGGTATTGCTCCCCATAGTCAAAAATACATACATAGGCCTTTTCAACGTGGACCCTGCCCTGCTGGACTCCGCAAAAGGCATAGGGATGACCGATTTTCAGGTTCTCAGATATGTAAGGCTCCCAAATGCTTATCCAGCCATCTTTGCGGGCATAAAGTTTGCAGCTATCCTTGCCAACAGCATTGCG
This window of the Methanosarcina mazei S-6 genome carries:
- a CDS encoding ABC transporter ATP-binding protein, whose amino-acid sequence is MSFTKLFDRIDSVRLENITKKYGEHFAVKNLNLEIKGGELLILIGRSGSGKTTAIRTINRLIEPDSGAVFINGIDTREFDPVRLRRNIGYVIQNIGLLPHLRISENIGLLLKLEGWKEERIRKRVSELLSLVSLPPESFMDRYPHELSGGQQQRVGLARAMAMDPPLFLMDEPFGALDPLLRTQLQDEFFRIKKELGRTIVFVTHDINEAFRLGDRIAIMNNTELVQVGTPEELIFSPASDLVAEIADSKRKYRHIDALKAGDMMQPINRELTLDPEMPAETALDLIVRNGLELAFVTSPEISGRIGLNDVLKARSEGRELKEAIKPLPLFSSGAPLLEALTELKSRGESMGLVVADNEPVGVLFSDRVLQNLI
- the glmU gene encoding bifunctional sugar-1-phosphate nucleotidylyltransferase/acetyltransferase, whose protein sequence is MKAIILAAGEGLRCRPLTLTRSKVMLPVANRPILEHVISSLEKNEIKEIILVVGYEKERIMNYFEDGLNFGVNISYVEQKAQLGTAHAIEQAKKLIGPEDSEFLVLNGDNLVEPKTIADLLNNYEGDASLLTVRMEDTAGYGVVLKEKKKVTQILEKRPGGLSRLVNTGIYIFTPQVFETIEKTPISENGEYAITDTLQLMIDEGKMVTSIPTESKWLDAVHSWDLLKANATVLNASKNLKQEGELEEGVIIRGNVAIGKNTIIRSGTYIVGPVVIGENCDIGPNVVILPSTTIGDNVSIRSFTEIQNSIIMNDCRISSHGQISNSIIGSNNTLGPGFTAEEKENLEININCKVHKAPKLGTILGDDNRIGGRVLVKAGVMIAVNCQVESGNTIYRDLSRDSVVL
- the glmM gene encoding phosphoglucosamine mutase; translated protein: MKLFGSSGIRGIVNTEVTPELALKVGLVLGSRKKTAVIGRDPRVSAPMIEHALVAGLTAAGCDVTKAGMVTTPTLAYAARKYECGVMVTASHNPSEYVGIKLWNPDGMAFDSAQQEEIEEAIEKENFSRVTWDLIGKIAEDENAIRDHMDMIEGLVGKSKLRVVLDCGCGAGSTITPYLLQELGCEIITLNSQPDGHFPARNPEPNDQNLSLLKKAVVAFGADLGIAHDGDADRMMAVDEKGNFVSGDELLAIFGRFECGDKKGSVVVPVDTSLMVDDYLEGSEIIRTRVGDVYVAEGIKQCKAIYGGEPSGSWIFPKISYCPDGIYAAAKLVEIVNEKKLSELRAELPIYATKRGALPCANEKKAEFMKRAKSKLEPLGKVLDIDGIRVELENGWVLVRPSGTEAKVRITAEARENVDGIYEMAEKIVKEALK
- a CDS encoding ABC transporter permease, with the translated sequence MVITAEILEATLEHLFLAYTALLVGALVSVPLIFLSLYNAKLASLVMRFSNLVQAVPSFAVVAVVVPLIGIGFFPAVIAIMLRVLLPIVKNTYIGLFNVDPALLDSAKGIGMTDFQVLRYVRLPNAYPAIFAGIKFAAILANSIAVLTALIGGGGLGSMIFEGLTNFNTSKILAGTFPVILIALFLDFFFSALEKRLTPEYLKKSG
- a CDS encoding ABC transporter permease, yielding MIIEGLNDFTAEIIRVWNTQMLSLRTVEHLYMFFFALFFSILIGVVTGVLTYRNQKLAGPVLNSLNVVETVPDVALLVLLLPIFGIGAAPTIVASILYSILPIARDTYTGLSNVPREYIEIAEALGLTPREVLFKVRFPLSLPLIAGGVRIAVVFTMGVVTLGGLIAAGGLGAALQNGIQLYDMGTILVTGAWVGLLAVLLDGIAGIIEKILKARYGTWS
- the glmS gene encoding glutamine--fructose-6-phosphate transaminase (isomerizing), with translation MCGIVGYAGRNAAAPVIIESLKKLEYRGYDSAGVTVLGSGVETYKAVGKIINLESEIPKNLKGAIGIGHTRWATHGRPSTENAHPHNSGGNPVKISLVHNGIIENYMALKERLIGEGYEFKSETDTEVIAHLLHKHIYGSPDGKEARNNLLAGLREALKEIEGSYALAVISADEQGKLVLARKDSPLVIGLGKGENFAASDVTAFLIHTRDVIFVDDFETAVLTPDSVEIFDREGKLKEKKIEKIEWDFEAAEKAGYEHFMLKEIHEQVSAIHNTLAGKVSELEGAIYLKELNLNDDEIKKLSRVQILACGTSWHAGLLGKYLFEQLAGIHCDIDICSEYRYRNPVMHEGTLAIAITQSGETADTLAAVREIMSYNCPTLAITNVVGSTITREANSVLYTRAGPEIGVAATKTFSTQLILLYLLAVKFALVRGKLSPDYVKSFITEIRKVPGEIQQILNQKEVIRECAENFACSKSYFFLGRHLSYPIALEGALKLKEISYVHAEGFAAGELKHGPIALLDEGAPVVAIATKGQTYEKMLSNIKEVKARDAYVIAVANINDTEIGKYADVVLRVPSCDELLAPLLSVVVLQLLAYYTALARDCAIDKPRNLAKSVTVE
- a CDS encoding glycine betaine ABC transporter substrate-binding protein, translated to MKFRFIIVLLLAASLFFSGCAENNQNRENNTQPAEKVVIGTKLFQESYITAHMVSLLLEEQGYDTEVKENLGGTLVNYEALKKGDIQSYIEYTGTIYSQILKKPPLEEWDPEVVYEESEKGMLESDGVVIASSLGFEDAYAIAVDREWAENQGINTISDLEPYASEMSVGTDPEFATREDGLPQLARVYGFSFKNYNSMAPGIMYEAMENNEVDAISAYTTDTRNDLYGLKVLEDDKHALPPYDAVVLVTESFAEDNPEAMEALSQLNGRIDQDTMRRLNGEYDIEGRSAKDIARDYLIEEGLISS